TAATTTTCTGATATCCGTTTACAGTACCATTTGTGTTTAAAAACAAAATCCAAACTGCTCCACAGTCTGTACCACCATCATCGTCGTATCTTGCTCCTACAGCAATATCATTTATTCCATCACCATTTACATCACCAAGTGAAGCAATATCCAACCCAAATTCATCCCAATAACCTAGATTACCAAAAAAATTCCCCTGTGTATCGCTAATTTTTTGATAAGAATTAACTGTTCCATTTGAATTAAGGAATAAAATCCAAACTGCTCCATGATAAAATCCTCCATCCCCATCGCAATATGCCCCAACTGCTATATCTAAGACTCCATCTCCATTCAAATCTCCAATAGATTCAACAACTGAAAATCTATCACTTGGGTCAAGAATCCCATTAAAATTACCATAAGAGGCACTAATTTTTGAATGATTTGCTACAGTTCCAGGTTGAGAAAATAAGCTATTTGAAAATATTAAAAAGAAAAATGCTAAAATATAATTAGATATTTTTTTCATAACCATAAGTATTTTGTCAAAAGAAATATGACTTACAAACTTATGAAATTTATATACGAATAGCAATCTATTTTAACAATTTCGAAGATTCTTTTTCCAATTGGTTGGATTTCTCCACTTTACCCATACTTTCTTTATTGATATGATTTCAATTTCTTCATAAAAATTAAATAAATATAAAATAAACGGGAAAGAAATTAGAATAATTAACTTTAGAATAATAGCTAAATAAAAATTTAAACTGTTTGTAAGAATAGAAATCAAATATAACAAAATACCTACAATTAACAATTTCATTATCTTGATTATTTCGTAGTTGATTTTGTAGAATTTATTTGAATAATAATAGTAAAGTACTACCATTAGAATGCTTGAAAACACAGTTGTTATGGCAGCACCATATATATTAAGTAAAGGAACCAAAATAATACTAATCCCTAAATGAAAAATTGCAGCTGTTAAAACTATGTAAGCATTGTATTTTGTTTTTTTTGTATAGTGCAGACCTAAGGAAAATACGTATTGTATTCCTTTCAAGACGAATGTAAAGCATATTATTGGTATTATTGAATATGCAAGCCAATAGTCTTCATTCTTTGCAAATATTTCGATTAATTCTTTTGAAAATAGCGATAATGCTAAAACCGATAAAACTAATATGAAACTATAATAAGTTAATACTTTTGAAAAATATCTTTTTGCATCTGGTTTATCAAACATATTGAATGCAATAGGTAGAAAACCAAGCTGAAATGATTGTAAAATTATAACATTTATGACGCTCGCAATTTTATATCCTAATGTGTAAATTCCATTATCTGAATAATTATGAAAATATGGAATAATAAATCTATCGCTAAGGTTTAATATCATTGCGGAAATTGAAGTAAAAATTAACGGGAAGCCATATTTAAACATCTCTGAAAGAATTTGAAAATTGAATTTCCAGTTTACATGTTTTAAAACAAATGGCAATGACAATATAGTAAGTAGCCCACTTCCTATGAGCTGACTAAGAATAATAGCTTTAATTCCCATTTTAAGATATACAATAAAATATATGTTTAAAAAGAGAATAGTTAGAAGTTTTAAGGTAGTTATTACAACAAAGAATACCGATTTTTCTTTTATTCGTATTAGATCGAAAGCAATGTGATTCAGAATTTCAAAAGAAGCCGACAAAAACAATAATGGGAAAAAACTAGAATATTCATAATTTTTAAAAAATAACAATGAAAATTGATTTTTAAAGGGTAACAGTGCAATATTAACAAAAAAAACTATCAGCACTGTAGAAATTAATGCTGTATAAATTATTGATTTTTTGGCATCTGAGTCTTTTTCTGAGGCATACCATCTCATCATTGCAGTAGAAAGCCTAAAACCAAATACTGTAGCTACAAATAGCATTACAGCCTCCAAGGTTCCCCACATACCATATTCTGTTGTGGTTAGATGTGTAGTATATAATGGCAATAAAACAAAACCAATCAATTTCGAGCTTAAATTTCCTAAACTATAAATAATTGTATGTTTTGCAGTATGTTTTAATTTATCTAACATTATAGTTTAAATGAATAAATAGCTTGTCTATCTTAATAAATTATTCTTTCAAATCATGAATAATAATTTCAGAGATTTGTTTAGCAACAATTCTGCTACCTTTCGCAGAAAAATGAATTCCATCAGGATAATCGGTTTCACAATTTAAGTCATCTAAATTCAAATGTATCAAATCATTTCTATCAGAAATTTCTTCTATAACTTTATTATATTTCTCAAAACTCCTTGAGCTACCTGGGATAGCATTCTCAATACGTTCATTAGCCCTATTAATGGATAATGTAATAATTTTTGCATTAGTTTCCTTTTCAAGAGTTTTAATTATATGATCATAATATTTTTCAAATTTTTTTATTGATATCCATGATTTTTTCCCACGTAGTTTTACAAAAAAAGAACTATATTTTTTGAATATTCTGCTATGAATAGAACCTAAGAGAGTTTTAATAAAAAAATCATTCTTCATATTTAAAATATTTGCATACCAAAATGGTATTTCTCTTGTAGAAGCATCTGGAACACCAATATTTAAAATATAATAGTTCGGGAAAGTGTTGATAATATCATCAAACTTCGTCATAATATCAGTAATTGTTGCCCTACCAAAACCTTTATTTCTCACAGCTACAATTTTATCGGATAATCTTTCCTGCAAAATGTCCTCTAAAATTTGTCCATAATTTTTATTGTAAGGATTTTTTTGAGGTGGACGAACACGGATAGCAACTGAATTTCCAACTATTGTGATTCTAATTATTTTCATTTGTACCCATTATAATTTATATCTATACAAACTTCCTAAGCCGTCACAAATACTCATTAATTCATTTTTTTGATTAGAACTCCAATCTTCATAATGTTTATAAGTCCCAGACTTTTGCACATTTTCCTTTGCAGAAAGCGACTTTTCTATAGTTTTCTGGTTAATATTTACTTCAAGAAAATCTAATAATTTGTTACAGTTTTCCACTGTCAAATCATTGAAATTGAATGTGTAAATTCTTTCATCGGGGATGCTTTTCTTAAAATCTTCAATAAACGAATTCGTCTCGTTCCACAGCCACGATACTTTTTCAATTTTGGAATAAGATTTCCAGTTAGTTTTTTCGGTTTCTGTTAATGGCACTATTCGTTTTATCTCATCGTTTCTATACTTTTTGTAATAGTTTCGTCTGATGCCCGACCTAACAAACTCCCCCGGATGTCTATATATGTGAACAAATTTTGAATTTGGTATCAACTTGGCAATTACCGGAGCAAAAAATGTGATGTAATTGTTTGTCTCAAAATATCTTTTTTCAGATTTTACAGAATATCTCAAGAATTGTTCTCTTCCAGTCAAAAATATTTCTTCGATTAGCTTTGTCTCATTTGGGCTTAAATTATGATTATTAGCTTTAAATAGTTCATAAACAAAACGACTTTGTACAGCAAAACTTGGATTTGGGCTATGTTCGACTTTTACATTTTTGTCGTTGGATAATAATTTACTTACCCATTTTGTACCACATCTGCCAGTTGATAGGAAAAAAACCGGTTCTTTCAGGTCTGCAAAATTGTTTGCTCGCAAATCGAAAATGGTTGCGTTCTTTTTGGATTTCCCAAACCGAAATGTCCAGTAAAAATCATCAAGATTTAGTTTAGTTATATTAGATATTTTCAAGTTTAAAAATTTAATTATTCATAAATCTTTGCTAATTCTTTCCCAAAATTTTCCAGATTGTATTTTTCGAGAACTGCTTTCTTTCCGTTTTTGCCCATCTCACGGCATAATTCTCTATTTGCAATAAGATATTCTGTTTTTTCAACCAAATCGTCAACATCTTCACTTCTAAAAACTACACCACAGTTTTCATCATTAATAATTTTTTCCTGAGGTTTGCAATCTGAAACAATCAACGGTTTTTCGAACAGCATATATTGAAAAATCTTGTTTGCTACACCAGATTCGTGTTGTGAATTTTTCACAATTGGCGAAAGGCAAATATCGCTTGCCTTAATATACGATGGTAAATACTTAATATCTTTCCATGGATAATAAATAATATTATTTTTGATTTCTTCTTTCCCGAAATAGTCTTGGAAAAACTCTTGTTCGTGCTTATCTATCGGGCCTATCAGCAAAAGTTTTATTTGCGGATTAGTCTTAGATAGTTTTTTCATGGCCTCAAGGCATGTAACAATTCCACGCCTTTTTCCTATTCCCCCAAAATAAAAAAGTATTATATTTTTTTCTTTCTCAATAATATTTTCATAAATATTATATTCTGAAAATTGTTTCAAATCTGGCACATTCGGATAAATTGTGAATTGATTTTCGTTCAAAAAATCGTACTTTTTCAGAAGATAATTTTTAAAAGTGTCGCTGAGTACAACAATATTTTTCGGATAAGACAAATATGATTTTTCAAGTTTTTTCCAATGTTTTGGTCTTACAATCAGTCTATTAGGAAATTTTGTTGAATATTTATAGCTCATTATTGCCGCCGGATAATTCTCGTGAAGGTCTAATGTAAAAGGAACTTTCAAGTTTTTTGTTGCCATATGTGCTGATTTTGACATATATAAATCGCTTACATGAAGGGCTTCAATTTTGTTCCTTTTTATAAACTTTGTGATATGTTTTTTCCAAAAATAATGATAAAAAGGTAATAAGTTAATAAGAATTACCATTAAATCCTTTAGGGATTTTCTGATTGTTATTCTATTTATTTTTATTTTTTCGAATTCTTCAAATTCCGGATATTTCCCAAAATTGAAACATAAGACAAAAACTTCATGCCCATTTCGCATAAAGGATTTAGTTTCGTTCAAAACTCTTGAGTCAATATAAAGCTCATTGTCAACAATAACTCCAATTCTCATATAAAATTAAAATTTCTTTTCCTTCAAAACAATAGAATAATTAGACAAATATTTCCTATCTATTAGCAAACCTATTAAACATGCTTCGAGACAAAAATACAAAAAGATTATATATAGAAGTGAATAGATCAATATTAATAAAAACTCAAAACAACCAACACGATACTCGAAACAATTTAAAACGTCTGTCAATGCGTCAATAAATAAGTTGCTGAAAATTTTCACATAATTATATCGAACCTTGTGTAGCAATTCTTGACAAACAAAATCCTTTTGGGTCTAATTGATAATCTTCCAATTCTTTCCAAACCAAACCAATTCCTCTCCTTAAAGGGGTATATTTTGCTTTTTTAAAAAAATCAATTTCTTGTTTATTGTAAGAATTGTGATCAAATACCCAATTTCTAATAAGGGTAATACCTTCTCTAAAAATCTCCTTTGTAGCATATTTTACCATTTCTACACTCTCTTTTTGGCTTAATTCTGGATGAAATGTGCTTTGAGAAATATATGCTACCATATTTGGTTGTGAATTAAAAATCAATAAGCCGACTAATTTATTATTATCATTCTCGAATGAGAAAGTATGTATTTTATAAGAATTTGAATTATCATAAATTCTCCATTGCTGAAACTCTGAGGACTGGTCAATTGCAAAAGCATTTTCTTTTTCCTTTAAATTTGCTTGAATTAAATCATTCACTTGATCAATTTTAGCTTCTGTAGATATATGAAATCTTTTTAATACAAGATTGTTAGTGGATTTAAATGAATAATTAAGTTTTGAAAAAAAACAAAGTCCTAAAATTTTTGCCTTATCAATCAATCTATTATTTCTATTCAAACTTGACAGATATTTAAAGCTTGGAACAATTCTATTAGCTATTAAAATTTGTTGATGTTCATACGGGATTTTGAAACCAAGTTTTTTAAATGGCTTATATGCTGAGGTGAAACCCCAAATAACTTTTACACCATTTTCAATACATTTTTCAAACAATACTTGATATAAATTATAAAATACATTTTGACCCCTGTATTTAGGATCAACTAAAGTATCTTCACTTTTACCTGTTAGTACTTTTTCTCCTTTTGAATTTATTAAGAAAATAGGAATCACACAATTAGTCCCTGCTATTTCGTCATTATCTTCACCTATTATATATATTGACCTTCCTGCAGGAGAATTATGAAACTCCCAACGAAATTGTTCTATTGTTCTATTGGAAGAATAGAGACGATTGTGAAAATCATTAATTTTTTTATAGTCTTTTTCTTCGGCCTGTCTATATTTTACCATATTAATTTATTTTTGTTAATAATTTCTTGAGGTGTAACACATTCAATTTTATTTTCATATATGTACAATAAGGTTTTTTTATACTCTTTTATGAAGGAATTGTACTTATAATTAGTAAAGTATGTATTGTGCCACAGTAGAGAGAATAAACAATTATATTTATTCTTCTCAAAAAAATCAATAATTATATTTCCTATTCTATTAGTGTCAATTTTCATATATCTATGAAATGTCCCATCCATAAAATTTAATGGTGCTATTATAAAGTTATAAGGTTTCATTTCACTTATATTGAATGGTTGAAATGCATTTCCGTATGAATTTCGAAAACCATATCTTTCAGCAAAACCTAGACTAGCATCAAAATTTACAATTGAATCTGAAAGTTTTTTCCAGTCTCTATGTGGTAAAAAGTTTAAGAAATGATATCGATTAAATGTAGTGTTCAGATTTCCTTTTTCAATTTCTTCATTGATACTTAGTTTATCACACGATTTGTGTAAGCCATTAATAAATCCATTTGCATTAACTTGATTCAATAGCTTTTGTTCTTTTTCTATAGAATAATCAGCATTTTTAATATTAGAATTTCTATTGCTTTTCGTAACTAACCAAAAAAAAGTTGAACGAATGTCATATTCTGAATCAATTTTGATAATTTTATCAATATTTTTCCAATGTGGCTTTCTTAAAATTTCATTAAATATTAATGTTAATATTACATCCAACCGCATCTTTTTAATAGCCCAAAAACCGTCTTGTACAAATGAACCATAAATTGTATCAATATCATGCGAAACAAAGAAGGAACTTTTTCTAAGTGCATTTTTCATGCCGAATGAATCTATTATTTGATCAATATAATGCTGTACAAGATTAATTTCAATGCAATTATATTTTTCTTGATAACATGAATGTAATAAAAATCTTCCATGATTATCTAAATCAGATTCTTTAGGTGAGAATTCTTGCAAACAATTAATCATATAAAAAGTTGTAGCCAGAAGATCTTTCTTTCTATTTTTATCAAATATTATTTGTTTATTTTTTAAGATATTTGAGTGCGATAAATCTGGAGAGTCTTTAACTAATTCATCGTAAAATTCACATGCAATAACTTGTGTTTTTGAATGTGAATGGTCCCAGATCATATCAGCTTCCTCTGGAATGTCAATAAATTGAAAAGTAATATCTTGATTCTTTTCAACTATTTTTAAGGTATAAAGAATAGGATGATAATAATTAGTTCCTTTTT
The window above is part of the Bacteroidota bacterium genome. Proteins encoded here:
- a CDS encoding oligosaccharide flippase family protein encodes the protein MLDKLKHTAKHTIIYSLGNLSSKLIGFVLLPLYTTHLTTTEYGMWGTLEAVMLFVATVFGFRLSTAMMRWYASEKDSDAKKSIIYTALISTVLIVFFVNIALLPFKNQFSLLFFKNYEYSSFFPLLFLSASFEILNHIAFDLIRIKEKSVFFVVITTLKLLTILFLNIYFIVYLKMGIKAIILSQLIGSGLLTILSLPFVLKHVNWKFNFQILSEMFKYGFPLIFTSISAMILNLSDRFIIPYFHNYSDNGIYTLGYKIASVINVIILQSFQLGFLPIAFNMFDKPDAKRYFSKVLTYYSFILVLSVLALSLFSKELIEIFAKNEDYWLAYSIIPIICFTFVLKGIQYVFSLGLHYTKKTKYNAYIVLTAAIFHLGISIILVPLLNIYGAAITTVFSSILMVVLYYYYSNKFYKINYEIIKIMKLLIVGILLYLISILTNSLNFYLAIILKLIILISFPFILYLFNFYEEIEIISIKKVWVKWRNPTNWKKNLRNC
- a CDS encoding GNAT family N-acetyltransferase, translating into MVKYRQAEEKDYKKINDFHNRLYSSNRTIEQFRWEFHNSPAGRSIYIIGEDNDEIAGTNCVIPIFLINSKGEKVLTGKSEDTLVDPKYRGQNVFYNLYQVLFEKCIENGVKVIWGFTSAYKPFKKLGFKIPYEHQQILIANRIVPSFKYLSSLNRNNRLIDKAKILGLCFFSKLNYSFKSTNNLVLKRFHISTEAKIDQVNDLIQANLKEKENAFAIDQSSEFQQWRIYDNSNSYKIHTFSFENDNNKLVGLLIFNSQPNMVAYISQSTFHPELSQKESVEMVKYATKEIFREGITLIRNWVFDHNSYNKQEIDFFKKAKYTPLRRGIGLVWKELEDYQLDPKGFCLSRIATQGSI
- a CDS encoding glycosyltransferase family 4 protein, with translation MRIGVIVDNELYIDSRVLNETKSFMRNGHEVFVLCFNFGKYPEFEEFEKIKINRITIRKSLKDLMVILINLLPFYHYFWKKHITKFIKRNKIEALHVSDLYMSKSAHMATKNLKVPFTLDLHENYPAAIMSYKYSTKFPNRLIVRPKHWKKLEKSYLSYPKNIVVLSDTFKNYLLKKYDFLNENQFTIYPNVPDLKQFSEYNIYENIIEKEKNIILFYFGGIGKRRGIVTCLEAMKKLSKTNPQIKLLLIGPIDKHEQEFFQDYFGKEEIKNNIIYYPWKDIKYLPSYIKASDICLSPIVKNSQHESGVANKIFQYMLFEKPLIVSDCKPQEKIINDENCGVVFRSEDVDDLVEKTEYLIANRELCREMGKNGKKAVLEKYNLENFGKELAKIYE